Below is a window of Flavobacterium sp. N2820 DNA.
CTGTCATTGAAGGTGTTCCAGGGCTTGGAGCCATAATATCTACGCGTAAACCATGTTCTAAAGCTTCTTTTTGAGTAGTGCTTCCAAATACTGCAATTCGAGTATTGTTTTGTTTGAAATCTGGAAAATTCTTAAATAATGATTTAATTCCAGTTGGACTAAAAAAGGCTAAAATGTCATAATAAACATCTTTCAAATCCGTTAAATCACTCATTACAGTTCTGTAAAAAATGGCTTTAGTCCAATCTACCTTTAGTCCATCAAGTGTTTGAGGAACATCGATATTTAATTGATCAGAAGAGGGAAGCAAGAATTTTTCGTCTTTATATTTTTTTATAAGTGGAGACATGTCAACAAAGTCTTTTTGTCCCACATAAATTTTTCTTTTTCTGTAAACAACATAACGTTGCAAATAAAAAGCTACGGCTTCAGATTGGCAAAAATATTTTAAATCTTCAGGTACTTTGTAGCGCATTTCTTCTGCAACTCTAAAAAAATGGTCAACAGAATTTCTGCTAGTCAATATAATAGCGGTGAAGTTGTTTAAATCGATTTTCTGAGCTCTTACTTCTTTTGCAGGAACACCTTCAACATGAATGAAGGGTCTAAAATCAACTTTTACTTTAAGTTTATTTTGAAGCTCAAAATAAGGAGAATTTTCTACTTTAGGCTCTGGTTGTGAAACTAATATTGTTTTCACTTTCAAATTTGACATATTTCTCTCTAATTTTTTGTAAACCAATTATAAATAAAATAGTACGGAGCTATTTCAAGGGTGCAAAGATATAAAATAAAATAAAATATTTTACGCATCAGTAAATTTTGATATAATTTCAATGCAACTAGGTAAGTAGTAGTGTTAATTACGAATAATGCAATAAGTAATATCCAAAAAAACAAATTTGAATCAAATGAATTGTAAAATAGAATAATATTCACCGGCAAAAGTATAAAACCAAAGTAGGCACGATAGTTGACTTTTAGTAAATTAAATTGTTCGCTAAATTCTTCAATTTTAAAAGCGGTTGCTATTATTTTTTCAATTAGAAATTTAGATAGAATAAAAACGGTTAAAAAAGTAAATATCTGAATATAAACAATGAAATTAGTTTTTTCGGTTTTTTCAAATTGATGCAACACTAAAAGCGTAAAAAATGAAAAAGAAAACAACTGCAAGACAAACATTGAAACAGTAAATCCACTCATTAAATTGCTGCTGTCTCGATAAATTTTGGTATATTTATCAGAATAAGCCAACCGGATAAATTCATTAAATCTAACAGAGGAAATAGTTTTGTTTACGGCAATTATTCCCACGCACAAGAGGAACAAAATGGTTGCCCAATCGTTATTTTCTATTATTCGAGTATTGAGTTGAATTGCTAACATATTATTTGCAAATTTACAAAAAATACACTCAATTTGATTATTATAAAATTATTAAGAATTATACACTAGAAATAACTTATTTTTGCATCAAAATTAACACACTCTATGGCTAAAAGCGTTGTCATAATCCCTACCTATAACGAAATTGAAAATATTGAAGCAATAATTGCTGCTGTTTTTTCTTTGCAGACTCCTTTTCATGTTTTAATTGTTGATGACAATTCTCCAGATGGGACAGCAGATAAAGTTAGGGCAATGCAAAAGGAATTTTCAGGGAAGTTGTTTTTAGAGGTTCGTACAAAAAAAGCAGGTCTTGGTACAGCCTATGTGCATGGTTTTAAATGGGCGCTTTCACATGGGTTTGCATATATTTTTGAAATGGATGCCGACTTTTCTCACAACCCTAATGATTTAGAAAAATTATTAGCGGCTTGCGAAAATGGGGCTGATTTAGCTATAGGTTCAAGATACTCAAATGGAGTTAATGTGGTCAATTGGCCTTTAAGTCGTGTTTTGTTATCTTATTTTGCATCGGTTTATGTGCGAATGATTACAGGTATGAAAATTGCTGATGCAACTGCAGGTTTTAAATGTTATAAAAGAATTGTTTTAGAAAAAATAAATTTAGACCGAATTAAATTTGTTGGATATGCGTTTCAAATTGAAATGAAATATCGAGCATTTGTTAATAAATTCAATATTGTTGAAGTGCCTATTATTTTTACGGATAGGACTAAAGGACAATCTAAAATGAGTGGAGGAATTATTAGAGAAGCAGTTGTTGGAGTAATAATGTTGAGATTAAGAAAAATATTTAATAGATTATAATGAATACATATTTAATTAGAAATGCCAAAATTGTAAACGAAGGTGCTGTTTTTGAAGGTGATATATTAATTGAAAATGAAATTATAAAAGAAATTGCCGAAAAAATAAGTCCAAAATCGTCAGATTGTGTTATTATTGATGCAGAAGGGAGTTATGTAATTCCGGGTGCTATTGATGATCAAGTGCATTTTAGAGAGCCAGGACTCACACACAAAGGAACTATTGAAACAGAAAGTAGAGCAGCAGTTGCTGGCGGTATTACTTCGTTTATAGAACAACCAAACACGGTTCCAAATGCTGTTACACAAGAACTTTTAGAAGATAAATACCAAATAGCTTCTCAAACATCATATGCTAA
It encodes the following:
- a CDS encoding DUF4271 domain-containing protein; amino-acid sequence: MLAIQLNTRIIENNDWATILFLLCVGIIAVNKTISSVRFNEFIRLAYSDKYTKIYRDSSNLMSGFTVSMFVLQLFSFSFFTLLVLHQFEKTEKTNFIVYIQIFTFLTVFILSKFLIEKIIATAFKIEEFSEQFNLLKVNYRAYFGFILLPVNIILFYNSFDSNLFFWILLIALFVINTTTYLVALKLYQNLLMRKIFYFILYLCTLEIAPYYFIYNWFTKN
- a CDS encoding polyprenol monophosphomannose synthase; protein product: MAKSVVIIPTYNEIENIEAIIAAVFSLQTPFHVLIVDDNSPDGTADKVRAMQKEFSGKLFLEVRTKKAGLGTAYVHGFKWALSHGFAYIFEMDADFSHNPNDLEKLLAACENGADLAIGSRYSNGVNVVNWPLSRVLLSYFASVYVRMITGMKIADATAGFKCYKRIVLEKINLDRIKFVGYAFQIEMKYRAFVNKFNIVEVPIIFTDRTKGQSKMSGGIIREAVVGVIMLRLRKIFNRL
- a CDS encoding uroporphyrinogen-III synthase, translating into MKVKTILVSQPEPKVENSPYFELQNKLKVKVDFRPFIHVEGVPAKEVRAQKIDLNNFTAIILTSRNSVDHFFRVAEEMRYKVPEDLKYFCQSEAVAFYLQRYVVYRKRKIYVGQKDFVDMSPLIKKYKDEKFLLPSSDQLNIDVPQTLDGLKVDWTKAIFYRTVMSDLTDLKDVYYDILAFFSPTGIKSLFKNFPDFKQNNTRIAVFGSTTQKEALEHGLRVDIMAPSPGTPSMTGALEKYVAEANKGK